GGCCTATCACTGAGTTGAAAACCTCAACCATGTATCGCAAGTTGGCCAAGTCCCCGCGATCACACACTCAGGCCGGATCTAATTTCCCGGCAGCCGCGGCAACCCAACTCAGTTCACTGTGGAAGATGTCGCTGTGCGCGCCCGACGGGCTGTCACCCGTGGCCACCACGGCCGACGCATCCAGGCTGAGGATCCGACCGGGCTGGAACGGATATTCGAATCCGGCGTCGTCGAGCACGCCGAAGTCACTGCCGAATGCGCCGAGCGCCCCCATCGCCCGCCAACGGGCCATCGGATCGTCCAGACCGGCCGCATCGTCCCCGGCCGACAGCGAAGCCAGCGGATAAAAGGTCGACAACGCCCGGTCGTGTCTGGAGAAGCAGACGGCCATCGGACCGTCGATGCGGGCCAGCCGCCCGGACAGGGCGCCGTTCCCGTCACGGAACGGCAGTCCCGTGGTGAAGGTGAACCGGGAGAACGCTCCCTGCAGCAGGGTCACCGACTTCACCGGTGACGGACTGCGCTCGGTGATGCCGTCCAGCGCGAACGACACCAACCGGGCACCGAAGCTGTGCCCGACCAGGTGGATCCGGAGCTCCGGGTGCGCGTCGACCAGGTTGTCGATCGCCGGGCCCAGCCCGTTGCGGCCGACGACACCGGCGCGGTTCTTCATCTTCCAGTAGCTGAGCTGACGCAGGACTTCCTTGGCGCCGTGCCAGAGCTTGCGGCCCAGATCCCCCAGCCCGGCCTCACCGCCCCCGCCATCACCGAATTGCACTCCGGCGTCGGCCAACCGGTCGGCGAACCTGTTGAACACGTCGATCGGTTCACGCTGATCGTCGAGCATGCCGGGTACCTGCACCGGCTGGTCCTTCTCGCCGTCGTCGAAACCGGTCCGGGTCGCGGCGTTGAATTCGCGAAACTCGTCGAACATCTCCTGCGCCCGCTCGGCGGTGGGCGGCGTGTCCAACAGGGCCGCAATGGCATCCAGGTGCGCGCTGCCGTCGGGGAACATGTCCTTCAGGTCGGCCAGTTCGACCGGATCGATGGTGCTCGGCCCGGCGACCGTAACCGCCGGCCCGTCCAGCCCCGCCGCACCGCCGCCGCCGGCTCCCGCCGGTTGATCGTCGAAATTCGGGATCGGTTCGTCACGCCACAGCTGCGAGGGCCAGCGGATGCCGACGAACCCGACCTTGCGGTCCGGATCCAGGTGATCGGCCAACAGCCCGAACCAGCGGGCGTACAACGAATGCGCCGCGGCCTCGTCGTTGTTCCAGCCGTGCGAGAACAGCACCAGGTCGGTGAGCGCCTCGGCTGCGACACCGTCGCGCAGTGCGGTCAGTGTCGCATCGTCGACGTCGCCCTCGGCGTCGAACACCAACCGCCACAACGGCCTGCCTTTGATGGTTTCGGTCATCGCGACTCCTTGAGACTCGTCGGAAATCCTCAGACGGACTGCAACGCTCGCATCAGGTCCAGCAGGCCGCTGCCCTGGAAGGCCCGGTCACGGCCGAGCGAGGTCGCCGACTCGGTGAATATGTGCTTGATCTTGTCGGGTTGCCCGATGAGCTCACGCTGCACGGACAAGAACGCCGCGATGGCCCCGGACACATGTGGTGCGGCCATGCTGGTGCCGGTGGCCTCGATGTACATGGCCGCGCTCTCCGGTGGGGCGTCGGTCTGCCGCAACACATTCCTGCGGAACTCCCCTGCGGCCACGGAGGTGATGCGTTCGCCGGGGGCCAGCAGATCCGGCTTGCACCGGCCGTCGCCGGTCGGTCCCTTTGACGAGAAGTACGACACCCCCGAGGTGTGCGGCGCGTCCCGGTGCGTCGAGCCCACGGTGATCGCCCGCTCGGCGTTGCCGGGATCGTTGATCGTCATGCCCGCGCTGAATTTCGTGACGTCCGTGGTGAACAGCGGATTGAGCGACACGTATCCGCTGTTGCCGGCCGCCGCGACGACGATCACCCCCGAGCGCACGGTCTTGTCGACCTCGATGCACAGCGGGCTCTGACCGCAGGCGAACCATTCCGCGGCGAATTCGTACCCCAGGCTGAGGTTCACCCCGTGAATCCGGGGCATCCGCGGGCTCGCCGCGTTGACCTCGCGGACGTATGCCAGGGCCCGCATCACCCGATTCACCCGCGCCGCCTTCTCGCCGGGGCCCAGCACCTTGAGGCTGACCAGCTTCGCCTCGGGCGCCATCCCCGAGAGCCGGCCGGGATCGCTGACCACCCGCTTCTGCAGGATGGGTATTTCCCCCTCGGGGGCACCGACGTTGAATCGCTTCTCGGCCACGTAGACGTCGTCGGGAGATTTGTCGACGAGCCCGCCGGCGATGATGCCCGCGACATGCGAGCCGTGGCCGTCCGCATCCTGCAGGGCGCTCGGCGCGAACGCCTTGTCGCCGCCGCTGACGGTGAAATCCCGGTGCAGCTCGTGGACCGTCGGATCACTCACGGTGGCCCGGTCGACGAAATGTGCATGGGTCTCGTCGATACCGGAATCGACGACGGCCCAGACGATTCCCGATCCGTTGCAGGCGAAGGCCCGTTGCGCGGGGACCACCTTGACGGTGCCGGCGGACGCGTCGATCTGGGGGTGGGCCTCGAAGTCCGGCCAGATCCGGTAGACCGCGCGCTCAGGCCACTGTTGCGGTACCGCGTCCGCGGAGACCAGGCCCTCGATCTGCCTGGTGGTCAGCTCGCCGGCCATGAACTGATCGGCCACGGGCAACGGCTCGTCGGGCCCGTCCACCAGCCGCCACAGCTCACGCACCCGCTTGATCGCCGCGGCGATCCCGGCCTCATAGCGCAGGTTCAATTCGATCATGATCGGCCACAACGTTTCCCGCGACTGCTCGGGGTCCTCGCCGGGGGCCACCACGAACTTCTCCCGCAGGGGCGGCGTGATCACCCCGGCCACGAGCAGATCGCGGTGCGGTGGCTGCCCGGCCTCGTCCGCCGCCACCGTGCGGGGCCGCTCGTCGGGGGCCATCGCGCGTTCGCACGCGCGCTCGGCGGCGTCGCGGCCGGCCGGCGTCAACCGCACGATCGGCTGCGGCGCAGCCACGCCGGCCTTCTTCGCCGGGGTGCGCCGGGTCACCAGTTTCGCGCGCACCAGCTGCTGGACCGCGTCGTCGACACTGCGGTGCCACCGCGGCCTGCCGTCGATACAGGGACGGTCGTCGGGGTCGAACCGGGACGCGAACCGGGCCGCCACCGCCTCGAGGAGCTTCTGCGGACTGGCGTCGATCTTCTTTCGCGCCAGGTCGGCCAGGGCGCACTGCACCCGATCGCTCCACGTCGCGCTGTCACTGTCACTGTCGGAAGGACTCACCGCAACACCTCGGAACTCTGCTCGACCCTGCAGGTGGCATCCCACACAGCATGCGGCATCGGGAAGGCGATCGTTCGCCGAATCGGCATGCAGACGATCCTGACTCGAGCCCGACGGGACGGCACGAGTAGCCGACTACCCGAATCGTCCATCCGGCCCGGGTGCCGCCCCGAGCGCTCAACGGACGCGCATCCTCGATGTATCCGAACCAGCCCCACCACCGCTGCGCGGTCGAAAACTCGCGTAGTGGATTACTCGATACCGGTGGCCGGCGGGCTCCCTAGCATCGGGTGACACGTCAGTTGCTCGCGGCAGTAGGGAAAGAGCCATGAACGCGCTTGGGTTCAATTTTCAAGTGGCCCAGAACTTCCTGCCGAACAGCCAGGCATGACGCAGCGGAATCCATCATGCGTCACCACGTCTTCGCCATCGTCGCGGTCAGGGCCTGGACCGAACTGCTCTCCGAATGGATTCTGCGCATCCCGGGATTCGAGTTGGTTGGTACCGCATCCGATGCCACGGCCGCCCTGGGCGACCTGGCCCGGATCGACCGGCCCGTCGACATCGTGGTCATCGACGTCGGCACCCGGCTGGCGCTGGAGTCCGCGTCGGCGCTGCGGCGGGCCGACCCGCCCCGGAAGCTGATCGCGGTCGCGCTCGACGACGACCCCGGTCAGGCGATGGCGTGGGCGAGCGCGGGGGCGGCTGGGCTGGTGGGGCGCAACGCCTCTGTCGACCAACTCTGTCACGCGCTGGTCAACGTGTCCCGCGGTGCGGCGCACTGCTCCGACGAGATATCGGGCGCCCTGTTACGCGGTGTCGGCGCCAACGGCGGCCGGCGCACCGGCGGGCAGAACCACTGCCTCACCGAGCGGGAGCAGGAAGTGGCCTGGCTGATGACCCACGGACTGACCAACAAGGAGATCGCCGACCACCTGCACATCTCGGCGGGCACGGTGAAAAGCCATGTCCACAATGTGATCTGCAAGCTCGGGGTACAGCGCCGGGCCTATGTGGCCCGCAAGTTGGGGCATGCCGGCGGGCCACCGCTCAGGGAGTCTCCCCCGCCGCAGGCCGGACATACGGGCGCAGCGGAGGCGGGCTGGTGTTCCACCGGCGCTGCCGGAGAAGGACGGCCGATTCGCCACCCGAAGTGAGGTCGAGCTCTCCGATGAGCCTGCGGTGCTCGGCCCGCAGTCCGTCCTGACGCTGCTTGACGGCGAACAGATCCTGACGCATCTGCTCGATGCTTCGCTTGCTCTTCTTAGCTGCCATGCCTTTCGTGCTACGTCGGCGCCATCGCCGTGTCAATGCCGGCGAGCAGAAATCGGCCGAAAGATATAGGCCGGGTTGCCCGGTCGGTACAACGACCACCCCCGAACGGGTCACCGCGAAAATCGATCCGGCGGCCAATGGTGCGGCCCCCCGCTGCCACCGCACCATTGCGGTATGACTCAGGTGCAGGCTCTCCAGCCACCGCAGACCATGCGGTCGGCCGACACCGACTTCATTCTCGAGGAACTGAAGTCGTTGAGAGACACCGTGATTCCAGATCCAGACGTATGTGTCGCGATCCTCGACGGCCCGGTCGACCTCGGCCACCCCTGTTTCTCCGACGCCCGGCTCACCCGAGCCGATTCCCTCATCCTCGACGAGGCCGGCACCGGTGCCATGTCCGGCCACGGCACCCACGTGGCCAGCATCGTGTTGGGGCAGCCGGCCTCCGGTGCGCTCGGCCTCGCCGCCGGGTGCCGAGGCCTGGTGGTCCCGATCTTCCAGGACAGCAGCGGGCACCTGTCTCAACTCGACCTCGCCCGGGCGATCGAACGCGCGATGCTCGGTGGCGCGAATGTGATCAACATCAGCGGAGGCGAGCTCGTCGAACTCGGGCAACCGGACCCGCTGTTGGCCCGTACCGTGGAGACCTGCGAACGCAACGGCGTGCTGATCGTCGCCGCAGCGGGCAATGACGGGTGCGATTGCCTACACGTGCCGGCGGCGCTGCCCACCGTGTTGGCGGTCGGCGCCCTTGGCCGCAACGGAGTTGCGTTGCCATCGAGCAACTTCGGTGGCCTCTACGCCCTCAACGGCGTCCTGGCGCCCGGCGAGGCGATTCCCGGTGCCCTACCCGGTGGCGCGATGGCCGAGCTCACTGGCTCGAGCTTCGCCACCCCCATCGTCAGCGCCCTGGCGGCGCTGCTCATCACCGCGCAGCGCCGCAGTGGCGCCGACATCGACATCGCCGAGGTGCGACGGGCCGTGATCGCCAGCGCGCTGGCCTGTCCCCAGGATTCAGACCCCCGCTGCCTGGCGGGAATTCTCAACGTTCGTGGCGCACATGCGCTGATCACCCAAGGAGACAAAGTGACCGAGATGGCTGCAACACCGATTCCCCACGTCGCAAGTTCAGGAAGCGACACCCCACCGATCAACACCGGACCCCCGCCGGCACCACCCGACATCGTCCCGGTGCCGACCGGGGTGGCACCCTCGTGCGGTGGCGCGCCGTGTTCCTGCGGCGCCGCGGCGTCGCAGGACACCGCCACCGCGGTACACGAGGCGCCGACCCCACCACAGGCGGCTCATCCGCTGCCGGTCTCAAATGTGTTCGCACTCGGCAACATCGGATTCGACTTCGGCACCGAGGCACGCCGGGACGGTTTCCGGCAACTCATGCCGATGGCCGAGAGCAACGACGAGACGCCGATCGTGTCCGAACCCAATCCATACGACGCGGTCCAGCTCGCCAACTACCTCGACGAACACCCTTGGGAATCCACCAAACTCATCTGGACGATGAACCTGAACCTCACCCCGATCTACGCCATCGAGGCCGAGGTCACCTATCACGAAGCCGTCTACAAGATGCTGCGCTACGCGTTGCGGTGCCAGGTGCTGCCGGCCGAGGACGACGAATTCGTCTCGCGGGTGTCACTTCCCGGTGTCCTCACCAACCGGACCGTGACGACGTTCGCCGGGCAACGCCTTCCGGTGATCGTCGTGCAGCGTCGTGGCCTGTACACCTGGAACGAGAACAACCTCGTCCGAGCCGTGCTGGGGGCGATCGACTTCGACAAGCTGACCAATCAGCTCGGGATCGAACGGGCCAAGGCCGAATCCCGCACCGAGCTGAAGCTGCGGCAGATGCTGGACAAGGTCTATTACGAGCTGCGCAACCTCGGCCAGTCGTCAGCCGATCGGGCCATCAACTACACGGCCACCAACGCGTTCATCTTCTCCGATCTCATGGCCAAGGGCCTGCTGGCCGGAGAGTTGGTGGACGGCGATGTCACCAGCCTGTACTCGCTCGAGAACATCACCGCGGTCAAGAGCCCGTTCGGGCGGCTCGACTGCGACTGCTGGGACGTCAAGATCACGTTCTTCTCACCCGAGAACGAGCGCCGCGCCCGGGTGGTCTATCAGGCCACCGTCGACGTCAGCGACCCATGGCCGGTCCAGCTGGCACCCATTCACCAGTACCTGATCTCAGGAGGCTAGCAAACATGAGCACCGACTCTTGCCAGTCATCGGCAGCGGCACTGCCCCCACAGAAACCCGGAATCCCGCGCCTGGACGAGGACGCCCGCGGCGGCATCGGAACAGGTTCGGTTCAGGCCTCCGTCAGTTGCGGAGACCTTCCCGGACTGGCCCGTTCGATGTGTTACGCATCGAAGGGAATCAAGTACTGAGCTCTTACTCCCCTGAAAGGAGCGAATCGAGGATCAACACACCAGATCAGCTTTCAGTCAGTTCAAACCAACAAACAAGGAGAGATCCATGAGTACAGCAAATGAAATGCTGCCGCCCCAGGCTTCGCCGATCGACCGCACGCCGGCCGGGGCCGCGGCATTCACCAACCAGGCGGGCGTCGGAGCCTCATTCGACTTCCCGTGGGAGCAAGTCGCCACCACCGGAATCGGAATCCTGGGCGGACTGCTCTGAACCTGTTGCGGCGCATCGGCGGATGCATTTCCGCCGATGCGCCGCACTCCCGTTGACCACATCCGACCGACGGAGTCACCATGACCAGAATCCGTGAATTCTCGCTCAGCATGCAGCAGGCGCCGATCGTGCGGGACGCGCCCACCGCCCTGATCAAGCCCACCACCGAGCAGTTGCCGCCTCGGGTGATCCACTACGTGCAGCGGCCACCGAACCGGCCCTTCCTTCCCGTGCAGGGTGTGGTGGACCGGCGCAGCCTGCACCAGTTGCGGATGACGCCGGGCCCGGACCAGAAGTTCGACGACGACGGCGTCACCAAGATCGCCCGGTTCTCGCGGTTCGGATTGTTCGGCCCCGATCCGGCCGACCCCGCACCGTTCACCCTGTCGGCGCCGTTCGGCGTGGCGATATGCCCGACTCTCGCACCGTACGCGGCCGCGCGCTGCCCCCGGCGTTGATGCCGGGGACGGCTGAGCGGGCCGCGGGGTTGTATGCCGCCGACCGCCAGTTCCGCGACTGCCTTCCCCTGGCCGAGGTGTCCGCTGCCGTCCGCCGAGACGGTCTCGGACTGCCCGCCATCATCGGTGCCGTGATGACCGGCTATGCCGACCGGCCGGCCCTCGGCACGCACCCCGTCGACGGGCAGGCGCCGGCGACGATCAGCTACCGGGAGCTGTGGACCCGCATGTGCGCCATCGCAGCCGACTGGCACGGGCACGGCCAATTCCCGGTGCGGCCCGGCGAATTCGTCTGCATGCTGGGCCTGGCCGGTCCCGGCTACACCACGGTGGATCTGGCCTGCGCCCTGGCCGGTGCGGTGACGGCTCCCGTGCCATACGGCGCGCCGGCCGCTCAAGTGATCCAGGTGCTGGCCGAAACCCGGGCATCGGTGCTCGCGGTCGGCGCGGACCAGTTGCCCACCGCGGTCGAGGCCATCCTCGCCCAAACCGGGGTGCGCCGCCTGGTTGTCTTCGACGATCATCTCGAGGTCGGCGATGCCCGGGATGCGTTCGAGGCGGCCCGGCTCCGGTTGGTCCGGGCTCGGCCGCCGGTCCTGGTGGAGACCCTCGCCGAGATCATCCGGCGTGGCCACCGGTTACCGCTCCCACCCTGGCCCGCCGCCGACCCGGACCGGCTCGTCGCCCTGTCGTACACCTCCGGCAGCACCGGACGACCGAGGGCGGCGATGTACACCGAACGGATGGTCGCCAACACGTGGCGTAATCCTGTTGGCGTACCGGTGATTTCCTACAACTACCTGCCGATGAGCCACTACGGCGGCAAGTCACTGGTGTTGACCACGCTCGCGGGCGGCGGCACCGCCCACTTCGCCACGGCGCCGGACATGTCGACCCTGTTCGAGGACATCGCAGCGGTGCGCCCCACGGTGCTCCCGCTGATCCCCCGAGTGTCCGAGATGCTCTTCGGGTGGTACCAGCGCGAATACCACCGACGGCTGGCGCCCGACGGCGATCCGGAGACGGTGCGCGAACAGGTCATGACCGAGCTGCGGGAGAAGGTGCTCGGCGGGCGGGTGCTGCTGGCGGCTTCCGGCAGCGCCCCGCTGTCGCCGGAGTTGACCACATTCATCGAACGGTGTCTCGGCATCCACGTCGCCGTCGGCTACGGCACCACCGAAACCGGGAACGTACTCAACGACGGCCGCGTGGTCCGGCCACCGGTGATCGACTACAAACTCGTCGACGTGCCCGAGTTGGGATACTTCGCCACCGACCGGCCGCATCCCCGCGGCGAACTGCTGGTGAAATCGGAGATACTCAGCCCCGGTTACTTCCGGCGCCCCGACGCCAGCGGCGCGGCGTTCGACGCCGACGGCTACTACCGGACCGGCGACATCATGGCCGAGATCGCGCCGGACCACCTCACGTTCGTGGACCGCCGCAACAACGTGATCAAGCTGTCCCAGGGGGAATTCGTCGCTCTCTCACACCTCGAGTCGGTGTTCGTCGCCAGCCCGTGTGTCCGCCAGATCTTCGTATACGGCAGCGGCGAGCGCGATTTCGTCCTCGCGGTGGTGGTTCCCGAGCACATTCCCACCCAACCGGTACCCACCAGGGCGGCGATCCTCGAATCGCTGCGGCAGATCGCGCGCGCCAACGGGTTACGTCCCTACGAGGTGCCGCATGACATCGTCATCGACAGCCGGCCGTTCAGTACCGACAACGGCCTGCTCACCGCCACAGCCAAATTGGCCCGCCCGGCGCTGACCGCCCGTTACCGCGACGACCTCGAACGCATGTATACCGCCATCTCCGAACGCCGGGACGACGAGCTCGCCGCACTTCGACGGGACGCGGCCAACTCGTCGGTGCGAGATACCGTCTGCCGCGCGGCCACCGCGACGCTCGGCGTCCCCGGCCTGAACGCCGACACCGTGTTGAGCGACGTCGGCGTCGACTCGCTGGCGGCACTGACCCTGACCGCACTGCTCTCGGACATCTTCGGTGTCATGGTGCCCACGGCCGTCCTGCTCGACCCCGCCCTCAGTCTGGCCGGCGTGGCCACCCACATCGAGACGAGCCGACGGGCCGGTCGGCGGCCGTCCGCCGCGACCGTCCACGGTCACCGTGCCGACCGGGTATCCGCCGACGACCTGACGCTGGACCGATTCATCGCACCCGACGTTCTCGAGCGCGCCGCCACCCCGCACGGTCACCACGGACCACCCGCAACGGTCCTGCTGACCGGAGCGAATGGCTTTCTCGGACAGGCGCTCTGCATCGAGTGGCTGCGTCGTCTGGCGCCCACCGGTGGCCGGCTGATCTGCCTGGTCCGCGGCGCCGACGACGCCGAGGCGCGCCGCCGGCTCGGAGTCGAACTCGGCGGGCCGGGACAGGCCGCCTTGACGGTGCTCGCGGGCGATCTCGCCGAGGAGCACCTGGGTCTGGACGCGGCCACCTGGTCGCGCCTGACCCACAGCGTGGACCTGATCGTGCACGCCGGCGCACAGGTCAACCATCTGGCGCCCTACCCGGAGTTGTTCGGCCCCAATGTCGCAGGCACCGCGGAAGTGGTCCGGCTGGCGCTCACCGACAGGCCGAAGCGAGTCGTCTACGTGTCCACGGCGGCGGCCGGTACCACCGACGACGGCCGGCCGCTTCCCGAGGACGCCGATGTCCGGACGGGCTGTCCGGTCCGCACGCCCGGTACCGCACCCGGCAGCGGGTACGCGGTCAGCAAGTGGGCCGGCGAGGTGTTGCTGCGCCAGGCACACGACCTCTACCAGTTGCCGGTACAGGTGTTCCGGCCGGGAATGATCTTGGCGCACAGCAGCTTCAGTGGCCACGCCAATGTGGCCGATGTGTTCACCCGGATGCTGTTCAGCCTGGCCGTCACCGGTATCGCCCCGCGGTCGTTCTACCGGTGTCCGACCGCCCGGCCGCACTATGACGCGCTTCCGGTCGACTTCGTCGCCGCGGTGATCGCCACGCTGGCGACGGATCCCGAGTCAGAGAGCGGGTTCGCCTGCTACAACGTGGTCAATGACCACGACGACGCGATCTCGCTCGATCAGGTGGTGGACTGGCTGGCCGGCGAGGGCTATCCGGTGACACGGATCGCCTCGCATCGGGAGTGGGCCACCCGGTTCGAGACCGCCATGCGGGCACTGCCCGCCCACCGGCGCCGCCATAGCCTGCTACCGCTCATGGCCGCCTTCACCGAGCCCGCCGAAGCGGTTGCCGGATCGGCATTTCCGTCGCAGCGGTTCCGCGCTGCGCTGCAGGCCGGCGGCGAGGCGCGGGAAATCCCCCATGTGACACCCGATCTGGTGCGCGGTCATCTCGCCGCGTTGCGCCGCCGCGGCCTCCTGTGACCCGTCGGGTCAGAGCAATCCGTCCCGCCGCAACCCCTCCACGGATCGGGTAACCGCCGCGCAGACCGCATCCATCACCTCGTCGCCGTGCGCGGCGGTGAAGAGCGGGTACAGAAACTCCGGCAGGTGCACGCCGGCCGCACGTAGGTAATAGGTCCACAGGTACTCGGCCACCGCGTACCGCTGCGGGTGCACGAGGTCGACGAACTGGTCGGTTCCCATCGTGCCGAACATCGGGCGCACCAGGGTTTCGTAGCGCCGGACCGCGATCGGGAAACCCGCCTCATCGCGCAGACGTTGCAGGTGGTCCGCGAAACGATCGGCGGCCGCCCGGGTGGTCGCGTACACCGAGTCCTGGTGATCGCTCAGGTAGGTGAGCTGCGCGAGGCCGGCCGTGCAGGACAGGACGTTGCCGCAGAAGGTCCCGAGAATCCGGGTCCGGGTCTGCATGTCCCGAAGGTGTTCGCCTGTGGTGACACCCATCTCGATGATGTCGGAGCGGCCGACCGTGGCGCCGATGGGCAGGCCGCCACCGATGATCTTGCCGAAGGTGGCCAGATCGGGCGTGGGCCCATCGGAATCGAGCGTGCCACCGAACCGGAACCGGAAGCCGGTCAGCACCTCGTCGAACACCAACAGCACACCGTGTTGTGTCGTCGCGTCCCGCACGCCGCGCAGGAACTCACGGTCCAGCAGCGGCCAGCTCGACCGGACCGGCTCGACGATGACGCAGGCCAGTTCGCCCGCCCGTGCCGCGATCACCTCACCCGCACTGCGGTCATACGGCAGAACGATCGTCGACGACGGCGGCACGCCGGGCATCGACACCAGGACATCGTTGTGGTGCCCGTGATACGACTGCTCGAACACGGCGACCAGGGGACGTCCGGTGTAGGCCCGGGCCAGCTTCACGGCGTGCATCGTCGCTTCGGTGCCGGAGTTGCTGAGGAAGCCGCCCCCGGCCCACGGCACCGCACTGAGCAGCAGGCTCATCAGGGCCGTCTCCGTCTCGTGTCCGGCAGCCAACGACAGGCCGTCACCGAGTGCCGATCGCAACGCCTCGGTCACCACCGCGGGAGCGTGGCCGAGAAAGTTCGCGCCACGACCGTTGTCGAGGTCGATGTACTCGTTGCCGTCGACATCGGCCAGGTGCGCGCCCCGCGCCCACGCCACGATCATCGGAAGCAACCGAGGCATGCCGTCGACGTAGTGGTTGTGAACCCCGGTGCCGGCCCGGCCGGCCACGGCGGCAAGGGTTTTCGATTGTTTCCCGGCCAGCTCGACGATGCAGTCGAGCTCACGTAATCTGCGGTTCAACCCGACCGGATCGAGCATCAGCTCCCTGGTGGTGTACCGCGGCCGGACAGCCGCGGCACCCGTCGCCGACGTCATCGGGCCGCGACCTCAGTCAGGCCGGCCGACACCGTCGGCCCACAGCCCGGGCCAGTTGCCGGACACCGCCTTCGGGTATCCCGCATCCACCCGCGAGGTGGCGATGTCGTAGCGGATGTACTGCGTGCCCTTGAAGAAATAGGCCTTGCCGTTGTTCCTGATCACGACATGGTCGATGCCACTTTCGTATTCGACGGGCAGGTTGGGCGCCCAGTTGTCCTTGATCGGCTTGGGATAGCCGGCGTCGACCTGATCGGTGGCGATGTCGTAGCGCAGATACTCCGACCCCTTGAAGAAGTAGGCCTTGCTGTTCGGCCACACCACGGCCGCGTCGAAACCGTCCGGCCAAACGCCCGGCCAACTCGCCGAGATCTCCAGCGGATAGCCGGGATCGACCCGGTCGGTGGGCAGGTCGAAGCGCACGTACTGGCTGCCCTTGAAGTAGTACGCCTTGCCGTTGGTCCACAGGACGTCCGCATCGATACCGTCGGCGAAGTCCGGTGGGAACCCCGCCCAGAACCCGGCGATCGGCAGCGGATAACCCGGGTCGGTCTTGCCCGCGGCATCGTCGAACCTCGCGTACTGGGAGCCCTTGAAGAAGTACAGCTTGCCGTTCGGCCACACCGAGCTCGGGGAAACCGGTCCGGGATAGAGACTGGCCGCGAACTGGGCGTCCAGATTGTCGATGTCGGTTCCGCCCGGCACCGCGATGCCGTCGGTCATGATCGACCCGGGCAGGTCGTAGCACATGATCGAGTTCTCGTCGGTCTCGTTGCTCGCGGTCAGGGCGGAGACATCGAACGGAGTCAGGACCTGTTCGATCACCTCCTCACGCGTCCAGCCCTGGGTGGCCATGAACAGGGTGATGGCCTTCTCCCGATCGATCCGGTCGACAATCGCCTTGCGCCGGTGCTCATGTGGGAAGCCCAGGGTGTGACCCGTCTCGTGCCGGACGACGCGCCGGAACTCCGCCTCGGAGGTGTTCATCGTGAAGCCCTCGAGGTTCATGGTCTGCTCATCCGCGGCAGCAAGCAGGATGTCGGTTCCGAGATACGACCAGTAGCCGTCGTCGACGACGCGCGCGATCCGTACCTGGGGGTCGACGTTGGATGCGGTGAACCGGATGTTGGCCCAGGCGCCCCAGGCATTCATGTGGGCCAGGATGCGCCGCCGCAGGTCCGC
The genomic region above belongs to Mycolicibacterium sp. HK-90 and contains:
- a CDS encoding PatA/PatG family cyanobactin maturation protease, whose product is MTQVQALQPPQTMRSADTDFILEELKSLRDTVIPDPDVCVAILDGPVDLGHPCFSDARLTRADSLILDEAGTGAMSGHGTHVASIVLGQPASGALGLAAGCRGLVVPIFQDSSGHLSQLDLARAIERAMLGGANVINISGGELVELGQPDPLLARTVETCERNGVLIVAAAGNDGCDCLHVPAALPTVLAVGALGRNGVALPSSNFGGLYALNGVLAPGEAIPGALPGGAMAELTGSSFATPIVSALAALLITAQRRSGADIDIAEVRRAVIASALACPQDSDPRCLAGILNVRGAHALITQGDKVTEMAATPIPHVASSGSDTPPINTGPPPAPPDIVPVPTGVAPSCGGAPCSCGAAASQDTATAVHEAPTPPQAAHPLPVSNVFALGNIGFDFGTEARRDGFRQLMPMAESNDETPIVSEPNPYDAVQLANYLDEHPWESTKLIWTMNLNLTPIYAIEAEVTYHEAVYKMLRYALRCQVLPAEDDEFVSRVSLPGVLTNRTVTTFAGQRLPVIVVQRRGLYTWNENNLVRAVLGAIDFDKLTNQLGIERAKAESRTELKLRQMLDKVYYELRNLGQSSADRAINYTATNAFIFSDLMAKGLLAGELVDGDVTSLYSLENITAVKSPFGRLDCDCWDVKITFFSPENERRARVVYQATVDVSDPWPVQLAPIHQYLISGG
- a CDS encoding S8 family peptidase, which encodes MSPSDSDSDSATWSDRVQCALADLARKKIDASPQKLLEAVAARFASRFDPDDRPCIDGRPRWHRSVDDAVQQLVRAKLVTRRTPAKKAGVAAPQPIVRLTPAGRDAAERACERAMAPDERPRTVAADEAGQPPHRDLLVAGVITPPLREKFVVAPGEDPEQSRETLWPIMIELNLRYEAGIAAAIKRVRELWRLVDGPDEPLPVADQFMAGELTTRQIEGLVSADAVPQQWPERAVYRIWPDFEAHPQIDASAGTVKVVPAQRAFACNGSGIVWAVVDSGIDETHAHFVDRATVSDPTVHELHRDFTVSGGDKAFAPSALQDADGHGSHVAGIIAGGLVDKSPDDVYVAEKRFNVGAPEGEIPILQKRVVSDPGRLSGMAPEAKLVSLKVLGPGEKAARVNRVMRALAYVREVNAASPRMPRIHGVNLSLGYEFAAEWFACGQSPLCIEVDKTVRSGVIVVAAAGNSGYVSLNPLFTTDVTKFSAGMTINDPGNAERAITVGSTHRDAPHTSGVSYFSSKGPTGDGRCKPDLLAPGERITSVAAGEFRRNVLRQTDAPPESAAMYIEATGTSMAAPHVSGAIAAFLSVQRELIGQPDKIKHIFTESATSLGRDRAFQGSGLLDLMRALQSV
- a CDS encoding serine-threonine protein kinase, which encodes MTETIKGRPLWRLVFDAEGDVDDATLTALRDGVAAEALTDLVLFSHGWNNDEAAAHSLYARWFGLLADHLDPDRKVGFVGIRWPSQLWRDEPIPNFDDQPAGAGGGGAAGLDGPAVTVAGPSTIDPVELADLKDMFPDGSAHLDAIAALLDTPPTAERAQEMFDEFREFNAATRTGFDDGEKDQPVQVPGMLDDQREPIDVFNRFADRLADAGVQFGDGGGGEAGLGDLGRKLWHGAKEVLRQLSYWKMKNRAGVVGRNGLGPAIDNLVDAHPELRIHLVGHSFGARLVSFALDGITERSPSPVKSVTLLQGAFSRFTFTTGLPFRDGNGALSGRLARIDGPMAVCFSRHDRALSTFYPLASLSAGDDAAGLDDPMARWRAMGALGAFGSDFGVLDDAGFEYPFQPGRILSLDASAVVATGDSPSGAHSDIFHSELSWVAAAAGKLDPA
- a CDS encoding response regulator transcription factor, with product MRHHVFAIVAVRAWTELLSEWILRIPGFELVGTASDATAALGDLARIDRPVDIVVIDVGTRLALESASALRRADPPRKLIAVALDDDPGQAMAWASAGAAGLVGRNASVDQLCHALVNVSRGAAHCSDEISGALLRGVGANGGRRTGGQNHCLTEREQEVAWLMTHGLTNKEIADHLHISAGTVKSHVHNVICKLGVQRRAYVARKLGHAGGPPLRESPPPQAGHTGAAEAGWCSTGAAGEGRPIRHPK